Proteins from one Solibacillus sp. FSL R7-0668 genomic window:
- a CDS encoding phage tail terminator protein, with amino-acid sequence MQILTDVMTVIQSLNLGASIKSPSLVAGQNSIAARTTPTAPTEYIAGFTYPIGVQVLTQFSDKQAPTSLNACYAIVDALNSKESVLPIKTYKCISARCTTLPQYVETDSQGRHVYTALLTFEIEII; translated from the coding sequence ATGCAAATATTAACGGATGTAATGACGGTGATCCAATCATTAAATTTAGGGGCATCTATTAAAAGTCCATCTCTAGTCGCTGGTCAAAATAGCATTGCTGCACGTACCACGCCAACAGCACCGACCGAGTATATTGCGGGCTTTACGTATCCAATCGGTGTACAGGTGCTCACGCAGTTTTCAGACAAACAAGCACCTACCTCGTTAAACGCTTGTTACGCTATCGTAGACGCGTTAAACAGCAAAGAGAGTGTTTTACCTATTAAAACTTATAAATGCATATCGGCACGCTGTACAACGCTACCACAGTACGTAGAGACGGACAGTCAAGGGCGCCATGTATATACGGCGCTCTTGACTTTTGAAATAGAAATTATTTAA
- a CDS encoding minor capsid protein, giving the protein MINARFDVNLDVNNIGARHDRAKGRAQFELDQQILKDSNNFIPKDTGNLERSGVMHTNPGSGFVEWQTPYARRLYYNPQYNFSKDSNPMAQGLWYEAAKAINGQAWAALAKRTYGRYFGG; this is encoded by the coding sequence ATGATTAACGCAAGGTTCGATGTTAACTTAGATGTTAATAATATTGGCGCTCGTCACGACAGAGCTAAGGGACGTGCTCAATTTGAATTAGATCAGCAGATTTTAAAGGATAGTAATAACTTTATCCCTAAAGATACAGGTAATCTTGAGCGCAGTGGTGTGATGCATACTAACCCCGGTAGTGGATTTGTCGAGTGGCAAACACCATATGCTCGTAGGTTATATTACAATCCCCAATATAATTTTAGTAAAGATAGCAATCCGATGGCGCAAGGGCTTTGGTATGAGGCAGCGAAAGCAATCAATGGTCAAGCTTGGGCGGCATTAGCCAAGCGCACATACGGGCGTTATTTTGGAGGGTAG
- a CDS encoding putative minor capsid protein, with amino-acid sequence MVKPIPRSLLPDTVVYREKNDDGGFYGGDYKNDVTLSYVRVDELSAHELSQLTDGEKYSHLLFFDAVNSVASAPFEFKVNSQVDFKGQTLTVQKAIPCYTFFGKLHHWEIEVGT; translated from the coding sequence ATGGTTAAACCAATTCCGCGTAGTTTGCTACCCGATACAGTTGTTTATCGCGAGAAAAATGATGATGGCGGCTTTTATGGTGGCGATTATAAAAATGATGTAACACTCTCTTATGTACGTGTAGATGAGCTATCGGCACATGAACTATCACAGTTAACTGATGGGGAAAAGTACAGTCATTTGCTCTTTTTTGATGCGGTTAATAGTGTGGCCAGCGCACCATTTGAGTTTAAAGTAAACTCTCAAGTGGATTTTAAAGGGCAAACATTAACCGTACAAAAAGCGATTCCGTGCTATACGTTTTTCGGGAAATTACATCACTGGGAAATAGAGGTGGGCACATGA
- a CDS encoding phage tail tube protein, which produces MGFALMNDQKFEINITPGEAEPTWAQLAKGIMNAEPSTNEEIDQTVYFDSSGFKESDVTGMQLVQAFTGHRYYGDEAQDYIFSKMLELGAGRRTTFKYTEPDGGVFTGPITIANIQPPSGDAGTKGEIAFEIHYNGKPEYTVPPVVPGP; this is translated from the coding sequence ATGGGATTCGCATTAATGAATGACCAAAAGTTTGAAATTAATATTACACCAGGAGAGGCAGAGCCAACATGGGCGCAGCTTGCCAAGGGTATCATGAACGCCGAGCCATCAACAAACGAGGAAATTGACCAAACGGTATATTTTGACTCATCGGGCTTTAAAGAATCGGATGTAACAGGTATGCAGTTAGTGCAAGCATTTACCGGCCATCGCTATTATGGGGATGAGGCGCAGGATTATATTTTTAGTAAAATGCTTGAATTAGGTGCTGGGCGCCGCACAACGTTTAAATATACAGAGCCTGATGGCGGTGTATTTACAGGCCCTATCACAATCGCCAATATTCAGCCGCCATCTGGTGATGCTGGAACAAAGGGCGAAATTGCTTTCGAGATCCACTATAATGGTAAGCCGGAGTATACAGTACCACCGGTAGTACCAGGACCATAA
- a CDS encoding HeH/LEM domain-containing protein encodes MPKFKVMKSFIDTHSKEEYTENQEIEMTVERSIEAATNLAKFGGGFFVAVEDETALKTPNDLTVAELKVELEKLNIDYPSDAKKAELLALFEGAGE; translated from the coding sequence ATGCCAAAATTTAAAGTAATGAAATCATTTATTGACACTCATTCAAAAGAGGAATATACCGAGAATCAAGAAATCGAAATGACAGTTGAACGATCTATTGAGGCCGCTACTAATTTGGCGAAATTTGGTGGTGGCTTTTTTGTAGCTGTTGAAGATGAAACGGCACTAAAAACACCGAATGATTTAACGGTGGCAGAGTTGAAGGTAGAACTAGAAAAACTAAACATTGATTATCCTTCTGATGCTAAAAAAGCGGAACTATTAGCTTTATTCGAGGGTGCAGGTGAGTAA